A region of Vitis vinifera cultivar Pinot Noir 40024 chromosome 15, ASM3070453v1 DNA encodes the following proteins:
- the LOC100852926 gene encoding wax ester synthase/diacylglycerol acyltransferase 11, producing the protein MEPVGDLDSRQQALKPIQTKRSAAREVEGDGKKPEDIKEEEEGEALSPVGRIFHETCFNVYVIAIAGFKIRINVDVVKANLEHTLLKHPRFSSLQVKDVKKDGGMKWVPTKVDLDKHIIIPSLHHTISSPDKMVEDYISNLSKTYIDYSKPLWELHILNIKTSDAESVAVFRIHHSLGDGMSLMSLVLACSRQISNPKALPTLPVKKTSNPDPVKSGRIWWTIRLVWNTIIDVLMFLATTLFLKDTMTPLSNGWKKGGGHVPRRFVYRTVSLDDIKLIKNGMKTTINDVVMGVSLAGLSRYLNRRYGETKEDKGATQKKNNLPKNIRLRATLMMNIRPSPGLHALAEMMEKGSKAKWGNWIGSMLLPFVIALYDDPLDYVRQTKATIDRKKHSHEAIFTCFIIKTVLKLFGAKVAAFLYHRVMNHTTMCFSNVVGPMEEIGFYGHPMAFLAPSVYGQPQGLMIHFQSYINKMTFILSVDEEIIPDPNQLCDDLEESLKFIKDAVIARDLV; encoded by the exons ATGGAGCCGGTAGGTGATCTGGATTCAAGACAGCAAGCTCTCAAGCCCATTCAAACAAAGAGATCAGCAGCAAGAGAAGTTGAAGGAGATGGCAAAAAACCCGAGGAtatcaaagaagaagaagaaggagaagctTTGAGTCCAGTTGGTCGAATTTTTCATGAAACTTGCTTCAATGTCTATGTCATAGCCATTGCTGGGTTCAAAATCAGAATCAATGTGGATGTTGTTAAAGCCAATTTGGAGCACACTCTGCTTAAGCACCCTCGTTTCTCTAGCTTGCAG GTGAAGGACGTGAAAAAGGATGGAGGGATGAAATGGGTTCCAACAAAGGTGGACTTGGACAAGCACATTATAATACCAAGCCTCCACCACACCATTTCTTCACCAGACAAGATGGTGGAAGACTACATCTCCAATCTCAGTAAAACCTACATAGACTACTCTAAGCCTCTTTGGGAGCTCCATATTCTCAACATTAAGACCTCGGATGCCGAGTCTGTCGCCGTTTTCCGAATCCACCATTCCCTGGGCGACGGCATGTCCCTCATGTCTCTTGTCCTCGCTTGCTCTCGTCAAATCTCCAACCCGAAAGCTCTCCCAACTTTGCCAGTGAAAAAGACTTCGAATCCTGATCCGGTAAAGTCCGGCAGGATTTGGTGGACAATTCGACTGGTTTGGAATACTATTATAGATGTTTTGATGTTTCTGGCCACAACTCTCTTCTTAAAGGATACCATGACGCCACTCAGCAATGGTTGGAAAAAGGGAGGTGGGCATGTGCCAAGGAGGTTTGTTTACCGAACCGTTAGTCTTGATGATATTAAACTAATCAAGAATGGGATGAAAACA ACTATTAACGATGTTGTAATGGGAGTGTCATTGGCTGGTCTTTCTCGATATCTCAATAGAAGATATG GTGAGACCAAGGAAGATAAAGGAGCcacccaaaagaaaaataatcttCCGAAGAATATTCGCCTGAGGGCAACTCTTATGATGAACATAAGACCATCACCAGGGCTTCAT GCTTTAGCGGAGATGATGGAGAAGGGGTCTAAAGCGAAATGGGGAAATTGGATTGGATCTATGCTCCTCCCTTTTGTCATTGCCTTATATGATGACCCTTTAGACTATGTTCGTCAAACTAAAGCCACAATCGATCGAAAGAAGCATTCTCATGAAGCTATATTTACATGTTTCATTATTAAGACAGTTCTCAAATTATTTGGTGCTAAG GTTGCAGCATTTTTATACCATAGAGTTATGAATCACACGACAATGTGCTTCTCAAATGTGGTTGGACCTATGGAAGAAATCGGTTTTTAtggccatccaatggctttcctTGCTCCAAGCGTTTACGGCCAACCACAA GGATTGATGATTCATTTCCAAAGTTACATCaataaaatgacatttattCTTTCAGTTGATGAAGAAATAATTCCTGATCCTAATCAATTATGTGATGATCTTGAAGAGTCACTCAAGTTTATCAAGGATGCTGTTATTGCAAGAGATCTTGTCTAG
- the LOC132255191 gene encoding wax ester synthase/diacylglycerol acyltransferase 11-like, whose product MVVKRHDQEDHQPLSPMARLFHEPDCDLYVIGMIGTKTRIDPDVFKANLVHSLLKHPRFSSLHVMEEEKGGETKWVPTKVDLENHVIVPDMCSDMETSSDKYVEDYICNLTKTTLDFSKPLWDLHLLNVKTSDAEAVAVFRIHHSLGDGTSLMSLLLACTRRASDPMALPSVPMMKKSKSSAGSGRWWKAFRQYSP is encoded by the exons ATGGTAGTTAAGCGTCATGATCAGGAAGATCATCAGCCATTGAGTCCAATGGCTCGTTTGTTTCATGAACCTGACTGCGATCTCTATGTTATCGGCATGATCGGCACGAAAACTCGCATCGACCCTGATGTGTTTAAAGCCAACCTGGTGCATAGTCTCCTTAAACACCCTCGTTTCTCTAGTCTGCAT GTTATGGAGGAGGAAAAGGGAGGAGAGACGAAATGGGTTCCAACAAAAGTTGATTTGGAAAACCACGTTATAGTTCCAGACATGTGTTCCGACATGGAAACATCATCAGACAAGTACGTGGAAGACTACATTTGCAACCTCACTAAAACAACCCTAGACTTTTCCAAGCCATTATGGGACCTTCATCTCCTCAACGTGAAAACCTCCGACGCCGAGGCCGTCGCCGTTTTCAGGATTCATCACTCCCTCGGCGATGGCACGTCTCTCATGTCTCTTTTACTTGCCTGCACACGCAGAGCCTCAGATCCCATGGCTCTGCCTTCTGTTCCCATGATGAAGAAATCAAAATCATCGGCTGGGTCTGGAAGGTGGTGGAAGGCTTTCAGACAGTACAGTCCCTGA